From a single Hippoglossus stenolepis isolate QCI-W04-F060 chromosome 2, HSTE1.2, whole genome shotgun sequence genomic region:
- the LOC118098368 gene encoding hexokinase-1 isoform X1, protein MIAAQLLAYYFTELKDDQLKKIDKYLYSMRFSDETLRDVMNRFRREMENGLGRDTSTTATVKMLPTFVRSIPDGSEKGDFIALDLGGSNFRILRVKVTRDKKQPVQMESQVYETPDDIIHGSGTQLFGHVADCLADFMEKQKIKDKKLPVGLTFSFPCAQSKLDEAVLVTWTKKFKASGVEGMDVVKLLNKAIKKRGDCDADIMAVVNDTTGTMMTCGFDDQRCEVGIIIGTGTNACYMEELRHIDLVEGDEGRMCINTEWGAFGDDGSLEDIRTEFDREIDRGSINPGKQLFEKMASGMYMGELVRLILVKMAKEGLLFEGRITPELLTKGKIETKHVSAIEKTKEGLKKCMEILTRLGVEPSDEDCLAVQHVCTIVSFRSANLIASTLGGILSRLKENKGVARLRTTVGIDGSLYKMHPQYARRLHKTVRRLVPDSDVRFLLSESGSAKGAAMVTAVAYRLTEQSRQIQQTLAEFRLSKAQLLEVKKRMRAEIERGLKKDSHKEAAVKMLPTFVRTTPDGSENGDFLALDLGGTNFRVLLVKIRSGKRRSVEMHNKIYAIPIEVMQGTGEELFDHIVHCISDFLDYMGMKSARLPLGFTFSFPCHQTSLDAGILVTWTKGFKATDCEGEDVVELLRDAIKRKEMENPEFELDVVAIVNDTVGTMMTCAYEEPTCEVGLIAGTGSNACYMEEMKNIETVDGNEGRMCVNMEWGAFGDNGCLDDIRTQYDQAVDENSLNEGKQRYEKMCSGMYLGEIVRQILIDLTKRGFLFRGQISETLKTTGIFETKFLSQIESDRLALLQVRAILQQLGLDSTCDDSIIVKEVCGTVSRRAAQICGAGMAAVVDKIRENRGLDHLDITVGVDGTLYKLHPHFSRIFQQSVKELAPKCDVTFLLSEDGSGKGAALITAVGCRQRELEAQQH, encoded by the exons ATGATAGCCGCTCAGCTTCTGGCCTACTACTTCACCGAGTTGAAGGATGATCAGCTCAAGAAG ATCGATAAGTACCTGTACTCCATGCGTTTCTCGGACGAGACGCTGAGGGACGTCATGAACCGGTTCCGCAGGGAGATGGAAAACGGGCTCGGCCGTGACACCAGCACCACCGCCACCGTCAAGATGCTGCCCACCTTCGTCAGGTCCATCCCCGATGGATCAG AAAAGGGAGACTTCATAGCGCTGGACCTCGGGGGCTCTAACTTTCGGATCCTGCGGGTTAAAGTGACGCGGGACAAGAAGCAGCCGGTTCAGATGGAGAGCCAGGTGTACGAGacccctgatgacatcatccacGGGAGCGGGACTCAG CTCTTTGGTCACGTCGCAGATTGCCTGGCTGATTTCATGGAGAAGCAGAAAATCAAGGACAAAAAGCTTCCTGTCGGACTGACCTTCTCTTTCCCCTGCGCCCAAAGCAAACTGGACGAG GCGGTCTTAGTGACATGGACGAAGAAGTTTAAAGCCAGTGGCGTTGAAGGAATGGACGTTGTGAAGCTTCTGAACAAGGCCATCAAGAAACGAGGG gacTGTGACGCCGACATCATGGCGGTGGTTAACGACACGACCGGCACCATGATGACCTGCGGATTTGACGACCAGCGCTGTGAAGTGGGCATCATTATAG GGACGGGAACCAACGCCTGCTACATGGAGGAGCTGCGTCACATTGACCTGGTGGAGGGAGACGAAGGCCGGATGTGCATCAACACCGAGTGGGGGGCCTTCGGGGACGACGGGTCCCTGGAGGACATTCGCACAGAGTTTGACCGCGAGATCGACAGAGGTTCCATCAACCCAGGGAAGCAGCT GTTCGAGAAGATGGCCAGTGGGATGTACATGGGAGAGCTGGTCCGACTCATTCTGGTCAAGATGGCCAAAGAGGGCCTGCTGTTCGAGGGACGGATAACCCCCGAGCTCCTGACCAAAGGGAAGATCGAGACCAAACACGTCTCTGCCATCGAAAA GACTAAGGAAGGACTGAAGAAGTGCATGGAAATCCTGACGAGGCTCGGGGTGGAGCCGTCGGATGAAGACTGCCTGGCCGTGCAGCACGTGTGCACCATCGTGTCTTTCCGTTCGGCAAATCTAATTGCATCCACACTGGGAGGCATCCTCTCTCGcctaaaggaaaacaaaggagTCGCTCGCCTGCGCACCACCGTGGGCATCGACGGGTCCCTGTACAAGATGCACCCGCA ATACGCTCGCCGCCTGCACAAGACGGTGCGTCGCTTGGTCCCGGACTCAGACGTGCGCTTCCTGCTGTCTGAGAGTGGGAGTGCGAAGGGTGCTGCCATGGTAACGGCGGTGGCGTACAGGCTGACGGAGCAGTCGCGCCAGATCCAGCAGACGTTGGCGGAGTTCCGGCTGAGCAAAGCGCAGCTGTTGGAGGTGAAGAAACGCATGAGGGCCGAGATCGAGAGAGGCCTGAAGAAGGACAGCCACAAGGAGGCTGCCGTCAAAATGCTGCCCACCTTTGTCCGAACTACACCGGATGGATCAG AGAACGGAGATTTCCTCGCTCTGGACCTCGGAGGGACAAACTTCCGTGTGCTTCTGGTGAAGATTCGCAGCGGGAAGAGACGGTCGGTGGAGATGCACAACAAAATCTACGCGATTCCCATAGAGGTCATGCAGGGAACTGGAGAAGAG cTCTTTGACCACATTGTGCACTGCATCTCCGACTTCCTGGACTACATGGGAATGAAAAGTGCTCGACTGCCGCTCGGCTTCACCTTCTCCTTCCCCTGCCATCAGACCAGCTTGGACGCA GGGATTCTCGTAACCTGGACCAAAGGCTTCAAGGCCACAGACTGCGAGGGCGAGGACGTGGTGGAGCTTCTCCGGGACGCAATCAAGAGGAAAGAG ATGGAGAACCCA gAGTTTGAGCTGGATGTGGTTGCCATAGTGAACGACACAGTGGGGACGATGATGACTTGTGCATACGAGGAACCCACTTGTGAGGTGGGACTGATCGCAG GGACCGGCAGTAACGCCTGTTacatggaggagatgaagaacaTCGAGACAGTGGACGGAAATGAGGGGCGCATGTGCGTCAACATGGAGTGGGGGGCGTTCGGAGACAACGGCTGTCTGGATGACATCAGGACGCAGTACGACCAGGCGGTGGACGAGAACTCACTCAACGAAGGCAAACAAAG ATATGAGAAGATGTGCAGCGGCATGTACCTGGGAGAGATCGTCAGGCAGATTTTGATCGATTTGACCAAGCGTGGCTTCCTCTTCCGGGGACAAATCTCAGAGACGCTGAAGACCACGGGCATCTTCGAGACAAAGTTCCTGTCGCAGATAGAGAG CGATCGTCTGGCGCTGCTGCAGGTCAGGGccatcctgcagcagctggggCTCGACAGCACCTGTGATGACAGTATTATCGTGAAAGAGGTGTGTGGCACCGTGTCCCGCCGCGCGGCTCAGATCTGTGGAGCCGGGATGGCTGCCGTGGTGGACAAGATCCGTGAGAACAGAGGCCTGGACCACCTGGACATCACCGTGGGCGTGGACGGCACGCTCTACAAGCTGCACCCACA TTTCTCACGCATCTTCCAGCAGTCGGTGAAGGAACTCGCCCCCAAATGTGACGTCACCTTCCTGCTATCCGAGGACGGCAGCGGCAAGGGGGCCGCCCTCATCACCGCCGTGGGCTGCCGCCAGAGAGAGCTGGAGGCGCAGCAGCACTGA
- the LOC118098368 gene encoding hexokinase-1 isoform X2 → MIAAQLLAYYFTELKDDQLKKIDKYLYSMRFSDETLRDVMNRFRREMENGLGRDTSTTATVKMLPTFVRSIPDGSEKGDFIALDLGGSNFRILRVKVTRDKKQPVQMESQVYETPDDIIHGSGTQLFGHVADCLADFMEKQKIKDKKLPVGLTFSFPCAQSKLDEAVLVTWTKKFKASGVEGMDVVKLLNKAIKKRGDCDADIMAVVNDTTGTMMTCGFDDQRCEVGIIIGTGTNACYMEELRHIDLVEGDEGRMCINTEWGAFGDDGSLEDIRTEFDREIDRGSINPGKQLFEKMASGMYMGELVRLILVKMAKEGLLFEGRITPELLTKGKIETKHVSAIEKTKEGLKKCMEILTRLGVEPSDEDCLAVQHVCTIVSFRSANLIASTLGGILSRLKENKGVARLRTTVGIDGSLYKMHPQYARRLHKTVRRLVPDSDVRFLLSESGSAKGAAMVTAVAYRLTEQSRQIQQTLAEFRLSKAQLLEVKKRMRAEIERGLKKDSHKEAAVKMLPTFVRTTPDGSENGDFLALDLGGTNFRVLLVKIRSGKRRSVEMHNKIYAIPIEVMQGTGEELFDHIVHCISDFLDYMGMKSARLPLGFTFSFPCHQTSLDAGILVTWTKGFKATDCEGEDVVELLRDAIKRKEEFELDVVAIVNDTVGTMMTCAYEEPTCEVGLIAGTGSNACYMEEMKNIETVDGNEGRMCVNMEWGAFGDNGCLDDIRTQYDQAVDENSLNEGKQRYEKMCSGMYLGEIVRQILIDLTKRGFLFRGQISETLKTTGIFETKFLSQIESDRLALLQVRAILQQLGLDSTCDDSIIVKEVCGTVSRRAAQICGAGMAAVVDKIRENRGLDHLDITVGVDGTLYKLHPHFSRIFQQSVKELAPKCDVTFLLSEDGSGKGAALITAVGCRQRELEAQQH, encoded by the exons ATGATAGCCGCTCAGCTTCTGGCCTACTACTTCACCGAGTTGAAGGATGATCAGCTCAAGAAG ATCGATAAGTACCTGTACTCCATGCGTTTCTCGGACGAGACGCTGAGGGACGTCATGAACCGGTTCCGCAGGGAGATGGAAAACGGGCTCGGCCGTGACACCAGCACCACCGCCACCGTCAAGATGCTGCCCACCTTCGTCAGGTCCATCCCCGATGGATCAG AAAAGGGAGACTTCATAGCGCTGGACCTCGGGGGCTCTAACTTTCGGATCCTGCGGGTTAAAGTGACGCGGGACAAGAAGCAGCCGGTTCAGATGGAGAGCCAGGTGTACGAGacccctgatgacatcatccacGGGAGCGGGACTCAG CTCTTTGGTCACGTCGCAGATTGCCTGGCTGATTTCATGGAGAAGCAGAAAATCAAGGACAAAAAGCTTCCTGTCGGACTGACCTTCTCTTTCCCCTGCGCCCAAAGCAAACTGGACGAG GCGGTCTTAGTGACATGGACGAAGAAGTTTAAAGCCAGTGGCGTTGAAGGAATGGACGTTGTGAAGCTTCTGAACAAGGCCATCAAGAAACGAGGG gacTGTGACGCCGACATCATGGCGGTGGTTAACGACACGACCGGCACCATGATGACCTGCGGATTTGACGACCAGCGCTGTGAAGTGGGCATCATTATAG GGACGGGAACCAACGCCTGCTACATGGAGGAGCTGCGTCACATTGACCTGGTGGAGGGAGACGAAGGCCGGATGTGCATCAACACCGAGTGGGGGGCCTTCGGGGACGACGGGTCCCTGGAGGACATTCGCACAGAGTTTGACCGCGAGATCGACAGAGGTTCCATCAACCCAGGGAAGCAGCT GTTCGAGAAGATGGCCAGTGGGATGTACATGGGAGAGCTGGTCCGACTCATTCTGGTCAAGATGGCCAAAGAGGGCCTGCTGTTCGAGGGACGGATAACCCCCGAGCTCCTGACCAAAGGGAAGATCGAGACCAAACACGTCTCTGCCATCGAAAA GACTAAGGAAGGACTGAAGAAGTGCATGGAAATCCTGACGAGGCTCGGGGTGGAGCCGTCGGATGAAGACTGCCTGGCCGTGCAGCACGTGTGCACCATCGTGTCTTTCCGTTCGGCAAATCTAATTGCATCCACACTGGGAGGCATCCTCTCTCGcctaaaggaaaacaaaggagTCGCTCGCCTGCGCACCACCGTGGGCATCGACGGGTCCCTGTACAAGATGCACCCGCA ATACGCTCGCCGCCTGCACAAGACGGTGCGTCGCTTGGTCCCGGACTCAGACGTGCGCTTCCTGCTGTCTGAGAGTGGGAGTGCGAAGGGTGCTGCCATGGTAACGGCGGTGGCGTACAGGCTGACGGAGCAGTCGCGCCAGATCCAGCAGACGTTGGCGGAGTTCCGGCTGAGCAAAGCGCAGCTGTTGGAGGTGAAGAAACGCATGAGGGCCGAGATCGAGAGAGGCCTGAAGAAGGACAGCCACAAGGAGGCTGCCGTCAAAATGCTGCCCACCTTTGTCCGAACTACACCGGATGGATCAG AGAACGGAGATTTCCTCGCTCTGGACCTCGGAGGGACAAACTTCCGTGTGCTTCTGGTGAAGATTCGCAGCGGGAAGAGACGGTCGGTGGAGATGCACAACAAAATCTACGCGATTCCCATAGAGGTCATGCAGGGAACTGGAGAAGAG cTCTTTGACCACATTGTGCACTGCATCTCCGACTTCCTGGACTACATGGGAATGAAAAGTGCTCGACTGCCGCTCGGCTTCACCTTCTCCTTCCCCTGCCATCAGACCAGCTTGGACGCA GGGATTCTCGTAACCTGGACCAAAGGCTTCAAGGCCACAGACTGCGAGGGCGAGGACGTGGTGGAGCTTCTCCGGGACGCAATCAAGAGGAAAGAG gAGTTTGAGCTGGATGTGGTTGCCATAGTGAACGACACAGTGGGGACGATGATGACTTGTGCATACGAGGAACCCACTTGTGAGGTGGGACTGATCGCAG GGACCGGCAGTAACGCCTGTTacatggaggagatgaagaacaTCGAGACAGTGGACGGAAATGAGGGGCGCATGTGCGTCAACATGGAGTGGGGGGCGTTCGGAGACAACGGCTGTCTGGATGACATCAGGACGCAGTACGACCAGGCGGTGGACGAGAACTCACTCAACGAAGGCAAACAAAG ATATGAGAAGATGTGCAGCGGCATGTACCTGGGAGAGATCGTCAGGCAGATTTTGATCGATTTGACCAAGCGTGGCTTCCTCTTCCGGGGACAAATCTCAGAGACGCTGAAGACCACGGGCATCTTCGAGACAAAGTTCCTGTCGCAGATAGAGAG CGATCGTCTGGCGCTGCTGCAGGTCAGGGccatcctgcagcagctggggCTCGACAGCACCTGTGATGACAGTATTATCGTGAAAGAGGTGTGTGGCACCGTGTCCCGCCGCGCGGCTCAGATCTGTGGAGCCGGGATGGCTGCCGTGGTGGACAAGATCCGTGAGAACAGAGGCCTGGACCACCTGGACATCACCGTGGGCGTGGACGGCACGCTCTACAAGCTGCACCCACA TTTCTCACGCATCTTCCAGCAGTCGGTGAAGGAACTCGCCCCCAAATGTGACGTCACCTTCCTGCTATCCGAGGACGGCAGCGGCAAGGGGGCCGCCCTCATCACCGCCGTGGGCTGCCGCCAGAGAGAGCTGGAGGCGCAGCAGCACTGA